One Candidatus Flexicrinis proximus DNA window includes the following coding sequences:
- a CDS encoding SCO family protein produces the protein MSEHEAQNSKSSGPSPLLVLLALGAVLAVVAVAALVFINAGRQDPNSAQTTDTGAAIIGDDLYSTGVTEVDPKPISDFSLTRSDGSPLGLADLMGKYTVIYFGYTYCPDFCPSTMTDWRVVIRALGDESPRVNFLLISVDPNRDLPEVLARYLLPFDPSIIGATGTEAVLRAMTDEFGAFFEPVAQDSSPLYMVNHTASQFVVDPAGNLVTVYAFGTPVDIITADLRAKIGRGR, from the coding sequence ATGTCTGAACATGAGGCGCAAAATTCTAAATCGAGCGGACCGTCCCCGCTTCTGGTGTTGTTGGCTCTGGGGGCAGTTCTCGCGGTAGTCGCCGTCGCCGCGCTGGTCTTTATCAATGCCGGAAGGCAAGACCCGAATAGTGCCCAAACCACCGATACCGGGGCGGCGATCATCGGCGATGATCTATATTCGACCGGCGTCACCGAAGTTGATCCGAAGCCGATAAGTGACTTCAGCCTCACTCGGTCGGATGGTAGTCCCCTGGGACTCGCCGATCTCATGGGCAAGTATACGGTCATCTATTTCGGTTACACCTATTGCCCGGACTTCTGCCCATCAACGATGACGGATTGGCGTGTGGTCATCCGCGCGTTAGGCGACGAATCGCCGCGGGTCAACTTTCTACTGATCAGCGTGGATCCCAACCGCGACCTGCCTGAAGTACTCGCGCGTTATCTGCTGCCGTTCGACCCCTCAATCATTGGCGCGACTGGTACAGAAGCGGTCCTCCGGGCAATGACCGACGAATTTGGGGCATTTTTCGAGCCTGTGGCACAAGACTCCTCGCCGCTCTACATGGTCAATCACACGGCCTCGCAGTTCGTTGTTGACCCAGCCGGGAACCTAGTAACCGTTTATGCGTTTGGAACGCCAGTTGACATCATAACTGCGGATTTGCGCGCGAAGATCGGCCGCGGACGTTAA
- the gcvPA gene encoding aminomethyl-transferring glycine dehydrogenase subunit GcvPA, with protein MSYIPHTEQDRQQMLAAIGVTTIEDLFDAVPPSHRFPKLKMPEALSEMEIASEMQALAEANDHAGNYAIFRGAGAYHHFTPSVVNHILLRGEYYTAYTPYQPELSQGTLQAVFEYQSMMCALTGMDAANASHYDGATSLAEAVTVALDAGRMKRKKVILSPGIHPQYREVVRTYHQGRGLEIVGDAPTNSLAQIVDLLDTNTAMLAIQYPNFFGQIEDLKTLAQKVHAVGALLVFVANPVSLALLKSPADYGADIVVGEGQPLGVGLGFGGPYVGFFGVRSEYVRKIAGRIVGETVDMDGRKAYVMTLRPREQDIKRERASSNICTNQGLMALAACVHMSLMGKNGLKKVAELCYHKAHYAAEQIEKLQNYSIDWSLPFFNEFVVKCAVPVEKINAALLEEGIIGGYDLGRDYPHLKDHMLIAVTETNSRAEIDALVEVLGKVQA; from the coding sequence ATGAGCTACATCCCGCACACCGAGCAAGACCGTCAGCAAATGCTGGCGGCAATAGGGGTGACAACCATCGAGGATCTCTTTGATGCCGTGCCGCCCAGTCACCGATTTCCAAAGCTCAAGATGCCCGAAGCACTGAGCGAAATGGAAATTGCCTCAGAAATGCAGGCGTTGGCCGAGGCCAATGACCACGCAGGAAATTACGCTATCTTCCGCGGCGCCGGGGCTTATCACCATTTCACGCCCTCCGTGGTCAATCACATCCTGTTGCGCGGCGAATACTACACTGCGTATACCCCATACCAACCTGAACTTAGTCAAGGCACGCTTCAGGCGGTCTTCGAATATCAGTCAATGATGTGTGCGCTAACCGGGATGGACGCTGCCAACGCCAGCCATTACGACGGTGCCACCAGCCTCGCCGAGGCTGTGACCGTCGCCCTGGATGCCGGCAGGATGAAGCGGAAAAAGGTGATCCTAAGCCCAGGAATTCACCCGCAGTACCGTGAAGTTGTACGCACCTATCACCAGGGACGCGGGCTGGAAATCGTCGGTGACGCCCCGACAAATTCACTCGCGCAGATCGTTGATTTGCTCGATACAAACACAGCTATGCTAGCCATTCAGTATCCGAATTTCTTCGGTCAGATCGAAGACCTGAAGACCCTTGCCCAGAAAGTACACGCGGTCGGTGCGCTGCTGGTATTTGTGGCAAATCCAGTCTCGCTGGCGCTGCTCAAGTCACCGGCAGATTACGGCGCCGATATCGTGGTGGGAGAGGGTCAGCCTCTCGGTGTTGGTTTGGGGTTCGGGGGGCCGTATGTCGGTTTCTTCGGCGTACGGAGCGAGTATGTTCGGAAAATCGCCGGGCGCATCGTAGGTGAGACCGTCGATATGGACGGTCGAAAAGCCTATGTGATGACACTGCGGCCGCGTGAGCAGGACATCAAACGCGAAAGAGCCTCCAGCAATATATGCACCAATCAGGGCCTCATGGCATTGGCAGCCTGCGTGCATATGAGCCTGATGGGGAAAAACGGCCTGAAGAAGGTGGCGGAGTTGTGCTATCACAAGGCGCACTACGCAGCAGAACAGATCGAAAAGTTGCAGAATTACAGCATCGACTGGTCACTCCCCTTCTTCAACGAGTTTGTTGTCAAGTGCGCCGTGCCGGTGGAGAAGATCAACGCGGCACTCCTGGAGGAAGGCATCATCGGTGGCTATGACCTGGGACGGGATTATCCGCATTTGAAAGACCACATGTTGATTGCCGTGACTGAGACAAACAGCAGAGCAGAAATCGACGCCTTGGTCGAAGTTCTGGGAAAGGTGCAGGCATGA
- a CDS encoding MOSC domain-containing protein translates to MPKLVAVSVGKPKTMTSTVNDSRTPEWTSAILKIPVSSAVWVGTINIDGDAQADLKNHGGPDQAILGYSAEHYAYWRSAIPAVDWQYGGFGENITISDQNEDNVCLGDVYAVGAVRIEVTKPRAPCYKISRLYGLKALTALVEETGYHGWYYRVLDEGEIRAGQEIELIARVHPRITIRRMNEVMSAPEEWPELVHEIATSPATTNGWRNKMNKALAEISG, encoded by the coding sequence ATGCCGAAACTGGTTGCAGTCAGTGTTGGCAAACCGAAGACGATGACCTCTACAGTCAATGACAGCCGCACCCCGGAATGGACATCGGCGATTCTCAAGATCCCGGTATCGAGCGCGGTGTGGGTCGGCACCATCAATATTGACGGTGACGCGCAGGCAGACTTGAAGAATCATGGCGGTCCTGATCAGGCGATTCTCGGCTACAGTGCAGAGCATTACGCCTACTGGCGCTCGGCGATTCCCGCGGTTGACTGGCAGTACGGCGGATTTGGCGAGAACATCACCATCAGTGATCAGAACGAAGACAACGTGTGCCTCGGCGATGTCTATGCGGTCGGTGCAGTACGGATTGAAGTAACGAAACCCCGCGCACCCTGTTACAAGATCTCGCGCCTGTACGGACTCAAAGCATTGACCGCGCTCGTAGAGGAAACGGGCTACCACGGTTGGTACTACCGCGTCCTAGACGAAGGCGAGATCAGGGCCGGTCAGGAAATTGAGCTGATCGCGCGGGTTCATCCACGTATAACGATCAGGCGCATGAACGAAGTCATGAGTGCGCCCGAGGAGTGGCCGGAGTTGGTCCATGAAATCGCAACCAGCCCAGCAACAACCAACGGCTGGAGAAATAAGATGAACAAGGCACTGGCAGAGATTTCGGGTTAG
- a CDS encoding acyl-CoA dehydrogenase family protein yields MDTPSAADPTIIAGFDYLKLENFLPDEHKALVQDIRAFVRNTVWPNINPYWDRAEFPWEIVQELKNLPIIGGMIRGFGSAGLDPMAQGLVMYELAKGDGSIATFIGVHSGLAMGSIGLLGNNEQRERWLPSMAKLEKIGAFALTEPDRGSNAVDIQTRADKVGDHYVLNGAKRWIGNASIADVLIVWARDVDGKFGGYVIEDPNHTEGVTITNLHGKIGKRAVLNADIKLNNVKVPAANRLEKANSFRDAGKVLMMGRYGVSWEAAGVAAGVFELALDYAMKREQFGKPIASFQLIQQKLVEMATEVTLSKAMCFQLANLLIAGQMDEGIASMAKYNNARKARQVALLARETLGGNGILIENHIARLMLDAEVIYTYEGTNEINMLLVGRDLTGFNAITG; encoded by the coding sequence ATGGATACCCCTTCCGCTGCGGACCCCACCATTATTGCCGGATTCGACTACCTGAAGCTGGAGAACTTCCTGCCGGACGAGCATAAAGCACTCGTTCAGGACATACGCGCGTTCGTCCGCAACACGGTCTGGCCGAATATCAACCCATACTGGGATCGCGCTGAGTTCCCGTGGGAAATTGTGCAAGAACTCAAGAACCTGCCCATCATCGGTGGAATGATTCGCGGGTTTGGAAGCGCAGGTCTCGACCCTATGGCACAAGGGCTAGTGATGTACGAGCTCGCTAAGGGCGATGGCTCAATTGCCACGTTCATCGGCGTACATTCCGGGTTGGCGATGGGCAGCATCGGGCTACTGGGCAACAACGAGCAGCGCGAGCGCTGGCTGCCGTCAATGGCCAAGCTGGAGAAGATCGGCGCATTCGCGCTGACTGAACCGGATCGCGGCAGTAACGCGGTTGATATTCAAACCCGCGCCGACAAGGTCGGGGATCATTACGTCCTGAACGGGGCAAAGCGTTGGATTGGAAACGCCAGCATCGCTGACGTCCTGATTGTTTGGGCCCGTGACGTTGACGGCAAGTTCGGCGGCTATGTGATCGAAGACCCTAACCATACCGAAGGGGTCACGATTACGAACCTTCACGGCAAGATCGGCAAACGCGCCGTCCTAAACGCGGACATCAAGCTCAATAATGTCAAAGTCCCGGCTGCGAACCGGCTTGAAAAGGCCAACTCGTTCCGTGATGCAGGCAAGGTGCTAATGATGGGGCGCTATGGGGTCTCGTGGGAGGCTGCCGGCGTGGCGGCGGGAGTCTTCGAGTTGGCGCTCGACTATGCAATGAAGCGTGAGCAGTTCGGCAAGCCAATTGCATCGTTTCAGCTAATTCAACAGAAGTTGGTTGAGATGGCGACTGAGGTCACGCTCTCGAAGGCGATGTGCTTCCAACTGGCGAACCTGCTGATCGCCGGACAGATGGACGAAGGTATCGCGTCGATGGCCAAGTACAACAATGCCCGCAAGGCGCGCCAGGTGGCACTACTGGCACGTGAGACGCTTGGTGGGAACGGTATCCTGATCGAAAACCACATCGCGCGGCTGATGCTCGACGCCGAGGTTATCTACACTTACGAAGGTACCAATGAGATCAACATGCTGCTCGTAGGCCGTGATCTCACCGGTTTCAACGCCATCACAGGCTAA
- the gcvPB gene encoding aminomethyl-transferring glycine dehydrogenase subunit GcvPB, which translates to MSAEPTIYEISQAGRIGVNLPKLDVPESEKLPADLLRDELTMPEVSELEVVRHFVRLSQKNYSIDKGFYPLGSCTMKYNPKINEDVARYAGFASLHPLTDESGSQGALAVMWQLQEWLREVSGFDAASLHPAAGAHGEFAGILMIRKYHIEHGEPQRTKILVPNSAHGTNPATVTMAGLSVIDLPSDKNGDVDLGALLAICEGPEKENIAGMMITVPNTLGLFERGIIKIVETVHAAGGLMYMDGANMNALMGIVKPGELGFDVMHYNLHKTFSTPHGGGGPGCGAIGVAARLIPFLPTPHVVIKEEAKDADDAPLYGFITPEKSIGRLKAFHGNFGMHTRAYAYIRAYGGDGLHEVSRHAVLNANYIRAQLSSTYHVPYDRPCGHEFVLEGHFEGVESVHALDISKRLMDYGYHPPTNYFPLIVPEALLIEPTETETKETLDQFIDAMKKIAQEAKETPELLTGAPHVTPVSRLDEVRAAKQLVLCCAPVLAEHEN; encoded by the coding sequence ATGAGCGCCGAACCAACGATCTACGAGATAAGCCAGGCTGGGCGCATCGGAGTCAACCTCCCAAAACTGGATGTACCCGAATCCGAGAAGCTGCCTGCCGATTTGCTCCGGGACGAACTGACGATGCCGGAAGTAAGCGAGCTGGAAGTTGTGCGTCATTTCGTCCGCCTGAGCCAAAAGAATTACAGCATCGACAAAGGCTTCTACCCGCTCGGCTCGTGTACGATGAAATACAACCCGAAGATCAATGAGGATGTAGCGCGTTACGCGGGATTCGCCAGCCTTCATCCATTGACGGATGAAAGCGGCAGTCAGGGCGCGCTGGCGGTCATGTGGCAGCTGCAGGAGTGGCTGCGTGAAGTGAGCGGCTTCGACGCGGCAAGTCTGCATCCTGCGGCTGGGGCGCACGGCGAATTTGCCGGAATTCTGATGATCCGCAAGTATCACATTGAACATGGCGAGCCACAGCGGACGAAGATCCTGGTCCCTAACAGCGCGCACGGCACAAACCCTGCAACGGTGACTATGGCCGGGTTGAGCGTGATCGATTTGCCGTCGGACAAGAACGGTGATGTCGACCTGGGTGCTCTACTGGCGATTTGCGAAGGTCCTGAAAAGGAAAACATCGCGGGTATGATGATCACGGTTCCCAACACGCTCGGTCTTTTCGAGCGTGGGATCATCAAGATCGTCGAAACGGTACATGCGGCAGGCGGCCTCATGTACATGGACGGCGCGAACATGAACGCGCTCATGGGCATTGTCAAGCCTGGCGAACTCGGCTTCGATGTCATGCACTATAACCTACACAAGACCTTCAGCACGCCACATGGCGGCGGCGGTCCCGGCTGCGGCGCGATCGGCGTGGCTGCGCGGCTCATCCCCTTCCTGCCAACGCCGCACGTGGTAATCAAGGAAGAAGCCAAGGACGCCGACGATGCACCCCTGTACGGGTTCATCACCCCGGAGAAATCAATTGGCCGACTCAAGGCGTTTCATGGAAATTTCGGGATGCACACGCGTGCCTACGCCTACATTCGCGCTTACGGTGGCGACGGACTGCACGAGGTCTCGCGCCATGCCGTCCTCAACGCCAATTATATCCGCGCACAGTTGAGCAGCACGTATCACGTGCCATATGATCGCCCTTGCGGACACGAATTCGTGCTGGAAGGTCACTTCGAAGGCGTTGAGAGCGTCCACGCGTTGGACATCAGCAAGCGGCTGATGGATTACGGGTATCACCCTCCTACAAACTACTTCCCGCTGATCGTGCCTGAAGCACTGCTCATCGAGCCGACGGAAACCGAGACGAAAGAGACGCTCGACCAGTTCATTGACGCGATGAAGAAGATCGCCCAGGAGGCAAAAGAAACACCGGAGCTTTTGACGGGTGCGCCTCACGTCACGCCGGTCAGCCGCTTGGACGAGGTGCGCGCTGCGAAGCAGCTGGTCTTGTGCTGTGCGCCGGTCTTGGCCGAACACGAGAACTAA
- the gcvT gene encoding glycine cleavage system aminomethyltransferase GcvT — MADTQTRVRDYLFRGTLSDIDPDVAELVRHETARQARYLIMIPSESTIPEAVRETLSSAFHNIYAEGYPLDATRSMSQAEILDYNARLTEYRHSADERYYKGTEYANIVESLARRRAAELFANERYGADQLFVNVQALSGAPANNAVYSALLNVGDTVMGMDLFLGGHLTHGSPVNRSGKNYKIVSYGIHPETQQLDYEAMRQLALDHRPKMIIGGYSSYPHIPDWAAYRAIADEVGAFLMADIAHVAGLVAAGVYPNPIGIADVVTFTTHKTLGGPRGAVIITHKKALSSKIDRAVFPGEQGGPHINTIAALAVALKLAATEQFTNLQRQTVANAMRLARRLEERGLKIPFNGTTTHLLNVDCKSVVGSDGTSLSGDMAARILDLTGIVCNRQTIPGDTSALRPSGIRLGTPWITQRGFGDKEIDALADIIADVLTACVPFSYSGRKRDISRASLPFEVLQAARLRVRSLAASVGIDTDAQADDYPHFHYLDSVGDGAFRLHITGENAAAFLNRALTSDISALESAQSQPTRLLAPSGDELSQGVLTRELDGTFTLDLAGNVGVAAAWLRSLSDGFVIVDEDRPSSRLPGPVDVAVIGRIAAPASLDSDAGYASKAFFIGQFGKKFAGTGQPALPEFAWAEPTDAAIKFTPLHNLHKQLGARMVPFAGYDMPVWYTSVKEEHAAVRTTAGVFDVTHMGAFDVRGPGAAAFLDAVTTNDVAGLAVGESHYTYFFGTNGIPHDDLMIYRTGLEEYLLVVNASNNDKNWQWLNAVKNGLVRIDSVNPSRRVGGTGYMLRDLRAESSGADQRVDIALQGPKSLDTLLKMSGDAGEKAAIKALAWAGVTRATLDGIDLIISRTGYTGERTAFELFVHPDRSVELFQRLLELGVTPCGLASRDSLRTEAGLPLYGHELAGPMALNPGDAGFGSYVKAWKSFFVGRNAYTAREAKRDVELIRFNMSKGSRQAHQGDPVVDARGKVCGTVTSCAIDSDGSYTGLALVKEEYATEGTQLGVFCNSEKLSAVNLSGLKIGSRAIVPEIATVLSRFPKAKKSGA, encoded by the coding sequence ATGGCAGACACACAAACGCGCGTGCGCGACTATTTATTTCGCGGAACCTTGTCAGACATCGATCCTGACGTCGCAGAGCTGGTTCGCCACGAAACAGCGCGCCAGGCCCGTTACCTGATCATGATCCCCTCGGAAAGCACCATCCCGGAAGCGGTACGGGAAACACTCTCGTCGGCATTCCACAACATTTACGCGGAAGGCTACCCCCTCGACGCCACCCGCTCGATGAGCCAGGCCGAAATTCTCGATTACAACGCCCGGCTCACGGAATACCGCCACAGTGCCGACGAACGCTACTACAAGGGGACAGAATACGCCAATATCGTCGAATCCCTTGCGCGCCGGCGCGCGGCAGAGCTCTTCGCAAACGAGCGTTACGGCGCCGATCAGCTTTTCGTGAATGTTCAGGCCCTAAGCGGTGCACCGGCAAACAACGCGGTGTATTCGGCACTGCTGAACGTCGGGGACACCGTCATGGGAATGGATCTGTTCCTGGGCGGACACCTCACGCATGGTAGTCCGGTCAATCGAAGCGGCAAGAACTATAAGATTGTCAGCTATGGCATACACCCGGAGACGCAGCAGCTTGATTACGAGGCGATGCGCCAGTTGGCACTGGACCATCGGCCAAAGATGATCATCGGCGGGTATTCCAGTTACCCTCACATTCCCGATTGGGCTGCTTATCGTGCCATTGCCGATGAAGTCGGTGCATTCCTGATGGCTGATATCGCGCATGTCGCAGGCCTCGTTGCCGCAGGTGTATATCCAAATCCCATTGGGATTGCCGACGTCGTGACGTTTACGACCCACAAGACGCTTGGTGGCCCCCGCGGCGCCGTGATTATCACCCATAAGAAGGCATTGTCGTCCAAGATCGACCGTGCGGTTTTCCCGGGGGAACAGGGCGGCCCGCACATCAATACCATCGCAGCACTCGCAGTGGCGCTCAAACTGGCCGCAACCGAGCAGTTTACCAACTTGCAGCGCCAGACAGTAGCTAATGCGATGCGCCTGGCGCGTCGTCTTGAAGAGCGTGGCCTGAAGATCCCCTTCAACGGGACCACAACACATCTGCTCAACGTAGACTGCAAGTCGGTCGTTGGGTCTGATGGGACGAGTCTCAGCGGAGACATGGCAGCGCGCATACTTGACCTCACGGGCATTGTCTGCAACCGCCAAACCATTCCGGGTGATACGTCGGCGCTCCGTCCGTCGGGTATCCGGCTCGGTACACCGTGGATTACCCAACGCGGTTTCGGCGACAAGGAAATCGATGCGCTTGCCGACATCATCGCCGACGTACTTACCGCGTGCGTGCCGTTCAGTTATTCAGGACGTAAACGCGATATCAGCCGTGCAAGCCTGCCTTTCGAGGTCTTGCAGGCCGCGCGTCTGCGTGTCCGCAGTCTTGCGGCGAGTGTCGGGATCGACACAGACGCGCAGGCGGACGATTATCCACATTTCCACTATCTGGATAGCGTTGGTGACGGTGCATTTCGCCTGCATATCACAGGCGAAAATGCTGCGGCATTCCTCAACAGGGCGCTCACATCGGACATTTCCGCACTTGAGTCTGCCCAGTCTCAGCCTACACGCCTGCTGGCCCCCAGCGGCGACGAGCTCTCGCAAGGTGTACTGACACGCGAGTTGGACGGCACATTTACGCTCGATCTTGCTGGAAATGTTGGCGTCGCGGCGGCATGGCTGCGATCGCTTTCGGATGGGTTTGTGATCGTCGACGAGGACCGTCCGAGTTCGCGCCTTCCCGGGCCAGTCGATGTGGCCGTCATCGGGCGGATTGCGGCTCCTGCGTCGCTGGATAGTGACGCAGGATACGCGAGCAAGGCCTTCTTTATCGGTCAATTCGGCAAGAAATTCGCCGGTACAGGTCAACCTGCGCTGCCTGAATTTGCCTGGGCCGAGCCGACTGATGCGGCAATCAAGTTCACGCCGTTGCACAACCTTCACAAGCAGCTGGGCGCCCGTATGGTCCCATTTGCTGGCTACGACATGCCCGTCTGGTACACGTCCGTCAAAGAAGAACACGCGGCCGTTCGCACCACGGCAGGGGTATTCGACGTAACCCATATGGGCGCGTTCGACGTGCGCGGGCCGGGCGCCGCAGCTTTCCTCGATGCCGTAACCACGAATGACGTGGCGGGGCTGGCCGTCGGGGAGTCGCACTATACCTATTTCTTCGGCACAAACGGGATCCCGCACGACGACCTGATGATCTACCGGACCGGACTCGAGGAATACCTGCTTGTCGTGAACGCCTCGAACAACGATAAGAACTGGCAGTGGCTAAATGCGGTTAAGAACGGTCTTGTCCGAATCGACTCGGTCAATCCATCTCGCCGCGTAGGGGGCACCGGCTACATGCTGCGCGACCTTCGGGCAGAATCATCCGGCGCGGATCAACGGGTTGATATCGCGCTGCAAGGGCCGAAGTCGCTGGACACCCTGCTCAAAATGAGCGGGGATGCGGGTGAGAAAGCTGCAATCAAAGCATTGGCTTGGGCGGGCGTGACACGTGCGACACTCGACGGAATTGACCTGATTATCTCGCGAACGGGCTACACAGGAGAGCGTACGGCGTTTGAGCTGTTCGTGCATCCTGATCGTTCGGTGGAGCTGTTCCAACGTCTCCTCGAACTCGGGGTGACTCCCTGCGGCCTCGCCAGCCGTGACAGTCTGCGGACGGAGGCAGGACTGCCGCTCTACGGCCATGAGCTAGCAGGCCCAATGGCTCTGAATCCCGGTGATGCGGGCTTCGGCAGCTACGTAAAAGCATGGAAGTCGTTCTTCGTTGGCCGTAATGCGTACACAGCTCGCGAGGCTAAACGTGATGTCGAGCTGATCCGCTTCAATATGTCAAAAGGCAGTCGGCAGGCGCATCAGGGTGATCCGGTAGTCGATGCTCGCGGCAAGGTGTGTGGAACCGTGACAAGCTGCGCTATCGACAGTGACGGCAGCTATACCGGTCTCGCGCTGGTCAAGGAAGAGTATGCCACTGAAGGTACGCAGTTGGGCGTGTTCTGCAATTCGGAGAAACTGAGCGCCGTAAACCTGAGCGGACTCAAGATAGGGTCACGCGCGATTGTACCGGAAATCGCGACAGTCTTGAGCCGGTTCCCCAAGGCGAAGAAATCGGGTGCATGA
- a CDS encoding NUDIX hydrolase gives MSDVGNISVVAGFVEAQCEVLLVHQQEPTAPRPYWALPGGQVEPGETLLETLARELFEETGLTSSRVSPALLFVTEVYDPHDATHMVAFVFRARVRPDCSPIANPGESVHEARFVPLHDAIAKLEETYYLPMSEPPVALLRGNHITFWPYLVSPLGIVQRIHPL, from the coding sequence ATGAGCGACGTTGGTAACATCAGTGTGGTCGCAGGATTTGTTGAAGCACAGTGCGAGGTGTTGCTTGTGCATCAGCAGGAACCCACGGCTCCCCGGCCATACTGGGCTTTGCCGGGCGGACAGGTTGAACCCGGCGAGACACTTTTAGAGACGTTGGCGCGTGAACTATTCGAAGAAACAGGGCTGACCTCATCAAGGGTCAGCCCTGCGTTGCTGTTTGTCACAGAAGTGTACGATCCCCACGATGCCACCCATATGGTCGCATTTGTCTTTCGCGCGAGAGTTCGTCCTGACTGCTCTCCGATCGCTAATCCCGGGGAGTCAGTTCACGAGGCGCGGTTCGTCCCGCTCCATGATGCGATTGCCAAACTTGAAGAGACGTACTACCTGCCGATGAGCGAGCCTCCTGTTGCTCTGCTTCGAGGCAATCACATCACGTTCTGGCCTTACCTCGTTTCACCGCTCGGTATTGTTCAACGCATCCATCCTCTTTAG
- the gcvH gene encoding glycine cleavage system protein GcvH, which yields MADLKTPSELKYAKSDEWVKIEGDIAIVGISDFAQDQLNDIVYVEYTVSPNDEIAVGDAFASVESVKAASDIYSHVAGVVLEVNKVAKDSPETLNSDPFGAGWLIKVKLSGDADLTGLMDAEAYKEYCAGR from the coding sequence ATGGCGGACCTTAAGACACCTTCTGAATTGAAGTATGCCAAGAGTGATGAATGGGTAAAGATCGAAGGGGATATTGCTATTGTGGGCATTAGCGACTTCGCCCAGGATCAGCTCAACGATATCGTGTACGTCGAATACACGGTAAGTCCGAACGATGAGATTGCGGTCGGTGATGCTTTTGCCTCGGTCGAGTCCGTCAAGGCTGCATCTGATATCTACAGCCATGTCGCAGGTGTGGTACTCGAAGTAAACAAGGTCGCGAAAGACAGTCCTGAGACGCTTAACTCGGATCCGTTCGGCGCTGGTTGGCTGATCAAAGTCAAATTGAGCGGCGATGCTGATCTGACCGGACTGATGGATGCTGAAGCTTATAAAGAGTATTGCGCGGGGCGCTGA
- a CDS encoding MogA/MoaB family molybdenum cofactor biosynthesis protein: MKGAEEHRQRAGQGAVTVAIVTVSDTRTPETDVNRTYLEARFAELGHIVSAYRLIKDEPDQVAAVLDELTGMPDVRLVLFNGGTGISPRDTTFDVISRKLEKPLPGFGELFRMLSYAEVGAAAMLSRATGGVYHGTLVFSVPGSPNAVEVAVEKLILPEINHLAWEIVRKG; this comes from the coding sequence ATGAAGGGCGCAGAGGAACACCGTCAGCGGGCTGGGCAGGGAGCGGTCACGGTCGCAATCGTGACAGTAAGCGATACGCGCACGCCTGAGACGGACGTCAACAGAACATATCTCGAAGCGCGGTTCGCCGAGTTAGGACATATTGTCAGCGCATATCGGCTCATAAAAGATGAACCCGATCAGGTTGCCGCAGTGCTGGATGAGTTGACTGGCATGCCCGATGTGCGACTCGTTCTATTCAACGGCGGCACCGGAATTTCTCCGCGTGATACAACTTTCGATGTTATCAGCCGAAAACTGGAAAAACCGCTGCCTGGTTTTGGCGAACTGTTCCGGATGCTCAGCTATGCCGAAGTCGGCGCGGCCGCCATGCTTTCGCGCGCAACCGGTGGCGTATATCATGGCACGCTCGTGTTTTCGGTGCCGGGGAGCCCAAACGCGGTTGAAGTCGCGGTCGAAAAACTCATCCTGCCGGAAATCAACCATCTGGCGTGGGAAATCGTCAGGAAGGGTTAA